From the Salmo trutta chromosome 25, fSalTru1.1, whole genome shotgun sequence genome, the window GTGAAAATATGCTCCAGGTGCGCCATACTAATATGGCTGACTTAGTAAAACAAAATATTTCAATGCACCTACAaaggaaaaaaatattatttgttcCCTTCAATTTACACTCCTTTCACTAATATCCAGACATTTTTGACAGCATGCCAAGGAATCACAAAGACACATTGTATCggagcgtacacacacacacacacacacacacacacacacacacacgtgcacttaATTGcaaaaatatgttatatttttataatattataaaattGTATTACTCTGACGAATTGCAATGAATTAAGGCGTATCAACGAATGATTAGAATGCAACATTCATGTTGAAATATAAATTCAAATAAACGAAAACACCTTGTTTTCCAAAACTGTGTACAACTGACCACCGTGGTTAAAGTTTTCACTTGTGGCTGTGGGTAACAGTGGAAAAAAGTCACATGTAAAATCGGATATCTATGCCATGAAGGTGACAGGCTTAAACGTCATAACTTTAGAAACAAATCTGGCAGTTTccatttccttccttcctctaatCGTTTGtctctcttgtttctcctttCATGGTTTACTCAGTATAACTAAATTGATTTTGACCTCCACGAATCCTCCTGTGATGTTCACTGCGATCATGGCAAGGAGAACGAATCCTTTTGTTGGTTTGATAACCATAATTATTATAACTATGTTGATGCTAACGGTAGGAGGGGAAAGCATTGACTCGACTACCTGCGTGTGCAAGGGGAACATTTGCAACGCTGTAACCCTGGGTGCTGTCGATTTCCAGACATCGGGAAAAAATTGCCAAAAGATGGAAGGAGAGTTATTGACCGTTCGATCTGCAGCATCAAACGAAATGATTGGAGATTTGCTTGTAGGTGTAACGGGAGACTTCTGGATCGGTTTGCGTCTACCAGATGACCGATGTAGCAACATCGAATCGAAATTGAGAGGATACCAGTGGACAACTGGATTTCAAATCACAGAATTCAGCAACTGGAAAGACAACGTAAATGTCTGCGCTCCACGGTGTGTGTCCGTTACTACCGATCGAATGTGGACAGAACGACTTTGCCAGGAAAAAGTCGATGGATTTTTGTGTCAGAATGTTCATAAAAGCACGTGCCAAACACCGCACATGGAGGCTCAAGAGTTTTCTAAACaagatgtcatctataataatgatgGTTGCGCTGGGGCTCCTTGCGAACATATGTGCACAGAGGTACCAGGGGGCTACAAATGCACGTGTTATGAAAGCTATATTCCAAGTAGCGAAAACCCCAACTTGTGTAAAATGCACTGTCCTTTGGCCAAATGTCCAGTAATATGCGACAGAAACAGCGCTGGGACACAATGTGATTGTCCTAGTGGCTTCATAAAGAGTGATGATTATTGCCATGACATTGACGAATGCGAGAATGGATATTGTGAGGAACGCTGTGTTAACACGTTTGGAAGTTTTGTTTGTTCATGCAGAGCAGGATTTTCCCTTCAAAATCTCGTTAAATGTGTCAAAACAGACGGAAATGAAAGTGTACCCCAAACAACGGCTGTCCACAGTGACTTTTTAGCGCCAGGTTTTAACTTGACAAGTAATGTGTCATCAGCAACAGCGGGGGGATTTATTTGGGTATGGATTTTCATTGCAGTTGCGATCATAGTGCTGATACTTGTTGTTCGGTATTGTGTTATTAAGCGTCATGAGCAGAATGTTGATAGCCAACAGGGACGTAATGATGAGGCGTTATAGAAACCAGTGACTGCCACATTAAAGGAAAAGAGAGCAAAAGCTACTGAGGTTGGCTATCAACATGAACAGTAGTTGATGCTACTGTTGTGACTGTTGTTCAATATTACCTCTATAGCCATGTTGTCATAAATGTTATGAAACCTAAATGAAGATGTCTAAGTAAAGCTGTCTTAAAGAAACAACGAACAACTTATTGCATTTCCATATGTAGAACATTCTCATAATGGTTGCTAAATAGTGTATGATAAAAAATAATTATAAACGGTTTATGAATAGTAaaaattcaaaataaaagtaaaaatgtCGTTGATGGATACCCTACAAATGATGCATACACATTTCCAGACAAGAGCATATGGTTGTTTCAATCAAAGTAATATAACAATTGCTTGCTTAATGTCACGGAATATTAATGCTTTTGATAATATCAATGTGGCCCAATTATTATACTGCTAGTGTTAGA encodes:
- the LOC115161935 gene encoding thrombomodulin, which produces MKVTGLNVITLETNLAVSISFLPLIVCLSCFSFHGLLSITKLILTSTNPPVMFTAIMARRTNPFVGLITIIIITMLMLTVGGESIDSTTCVCKGNICNAVTLGAVDFQTSGKNCQKMEGELLTVRSAASNEMIGDLLVGVTGDFWIGLRLPDDRCSNIESKLRGYQWTTGFQITEFSNWKDNVNVCAPRCVSVTTDRMWTERLCQEKVDGFLCQNVHKSTCQTPHMEAQEFSKQDVIYNNDGCAGAPCEHMCTEVPGGYKCTCYESYIPSSENPNLCKMHCPLAKCPVICDRNSAGTQCDCPSGFIKSDDYCHDIDECENGYCEERCVNTFGSFVCSCRAGFSLQNLVKCVKTDGNESVPQTTAVHSDFLAPGFNLTSNVSSATAGGFIWVWIFIAVAIIVLILVVRYCVIKRHEQNVDSQQGRNDEAL